A section of the Osmia lignaria lignaria isolate PbOS001 chromosome 16, iyOsmLign1, whole genome shotgun sequence genome encodes:
- the LOC117601151 gene encoding kin of IRRE-like protein 3: protein MTRVRRHRFIPLLVHILLGACLGIQQFEETPQYTEVNPGQDAKLICRVLGKRGQCIWQKDQKPIGMHLKKYEWVGRPDIGDCSLWVRSATLEFDDGLWQCQVTASDFTTQDALASEPARLVVRVSPQRPQIEYANHLIPPGSNVTVRAGEIATLTCTARYGNPSPLIKWYVGETEVRALRPQVNSTEKDNPRTWATYSVCEIMAERSRYGQPIKCVAIHPTYDNPTMSSSTEVRFDVRYAPETRLIGVPTGQLEEGRDQLEIRCLADANPPASILWRRTKSPGVTEVASIGETLLFSPIYRNHAAVYICEAANTEGESSPVSVQVSVNYPPTISSVGPDRLTTALLYSGASFECNADAMPPAEYRWAQVFTDGRMPLECGTGQRLILTNVTYEQQGQYICLASNKINGNVREVKSDPVSLQVVGAPRVVKPTITEKLVVATTEGSPAKLEIRLCSDPKPRLVAWEWGSTRLHAGEVLESRYRALDLEPLAAEDCYTAVLELTSTVKEDQRLYHVIVENERGSDRRALMLRVDEPGQIPLVIGAVAGFTVLSVLIMGFVCFLRSDRCCVARNTVPALQQVHCTKASNTMIEDPRLAVDTMERGSQQYASEKRPNHVLKPVPSQQYQQECYQHVPPHQQPHYQRHHHHHGQHHGPQYTLQGEQLFLKPDRLATLKPHCKIEKPPQYTTFKPSSNN, encoded by the exons CCAATCGGAATGCATTTAAAGAAGTACGAATGGGTGGGACGGCCAGACATCGGTGACTGTTCGCTGTGGGTCAGATCGGCCACTTTGGAGTTCGATGACGGGCTGTGGCAGTGTCAGGTGACTGCCAGTGATTTCACGACGCAAGACGCGTTGGCATCCGAACCAGCGAGGCTGGTCGTCAGAG TCAGCCCTCAACGACCACAGATAGAGTACGCGAATCATCTGATTCCACCTGGCAGCAACGTAACAGTCCGAGCAGGTGAGATCGCTACGCTCACTTGCACAGCGCGGTATGGGAATCCTTCGCCTCTAATTAAATG GTACGTGGGTGAAACGGAAGTAAGGGCACTGAGGCCTCAGGTAAACTCCACGGAGAAGGATAATCCTCGCACTTGGGCGACGTACAGCGTCTGTGAGATAATGGCAGAGAGGTCGCGTTACGGACAACCGATCAAATGCGTGGCTATTCATCCGACGTACGACAATCCCACCATGTCTTCCAGCACCGAAGTCAGATTCGACGTGCGAT ACGCTCCTGAAACGAGGCTAATCGGCGTACCGACTGGCCAACTGGAAGAAGGTCGAGATCAGCTGGAAATTCGATGTCTGGCCGACGCAAATCCCCCAGCTTCGATCCTCTGGAGGAGAACGAAGAGTCCAGGTGTGACCGAGGTAGCCAGTATCGGTGAAACTCTACTATTCTCGCCGATCTATAGGAATCACGCGGCGGTGTATATCTGCGAGGCAGCCAACACCGAGGGTGAAAGCAGCCCCGTCTCTGTTCAAGTGTCCGTCAACT ATCCACCAACGATCAGCTCGGTCGGACCAGATCGACTGACTACGGCCCTCCTCTATTCCGGTGCTTCGTTCGAGTGCAATGCTGACGCGATGCCACCGGCTGAATATAG ATGGGCCCAGGTCTTCACCGATGGCCGAATGCCATTGGAATGCGGTACAGGGCAGCGATTGATCCTGACGAACGTGACGTACGAGCAACAGGGCCAATACATATGTCTCGCCTCGAACAAGATCAATGGAAACGTTAGGGAGGTTAAAAGCGACCCTGTATCTCTGCAGGTGGTCGGCGCTCCTAGG GTGGTGAAACCAACCATCACCGAGAAGTTAGTGGTAGCAACGACGGAAGGGAGCCCGGCGAAATTAGAGATCAGACTATGTTCCGACCCGAAACCCCGGTTGGTTGCTTGGGAATGGGGCAGCACCAGACTCCACGCCG GTGAAGTTCTGGAGTCACGTTATCGAGCGTTGGATCTGGAACCATTGGCGGCGGAGGATTGTTACACGGCAGTTTTGGAATTAACTAGCACGGTCAAGGAGGATCAGAGGCTGTACCACGTAATCGTGGAGAACGAACGAGGAAGCGATCGTCGGGCACTGATGCTGAGAGTGGACGAGCCGGGTCAG ATTCCACTTGTTATCGGTGCTGTTGCCGGGTTTACGGTTCTCTCGGTGCTGATAATGGGATTCGTTTGTTTCCTACGATCGGATAGATGCTGCGTGGCCAGAAATACGGTACCTGCTCTGCAGCAAGTGCATTG TACAAAAGCCTCGAACACGATGATCGAGGATCCACGTTTAGCCGTGGACACTATGGAACGTGGTAGCCAACAATACGCTTCCGAAAAAAGACCTAATCACGTTCTGAAACCCGTCCCGTCGCAACAGTATCAACAAGAGTGTTATCAACACGTCCCCCCGCATCAGCAGCCCCACTACCAAAGGCATCATCATCACCATGGCCAACACCATGGACCACAGTACACGCTTCAG GGGGAGCAGCTGTTTCTCAAACCCGATCGTTTAGCAACTCTGAAGCCCCACTGCAAGATCGAGAAGCCACCCCAGTACACGACATTCAAGCCAAGCTCGAACAACTGA
- the eIF6 gene encoding eukaryotic translation initiation factor 6 → MAVRVQFENNNEIGVFSKLTNSYCLVAIGGSENFYSVFEAELAETIPVIHASVAGCRIIGRLCVGNKNGLLVPNTTTDTELQHIRNSLPDNVKVQRIEERLSALGNVIACNDYVALVHPDLDRETEEILADTLNVEVFRQTVASNVLVGSYSVLSNQGGLVHPKTSIQDQDELSSLLQVPLAAGTVNRGSDVIAAGMVVNDWASFCGMDTTSTELSVIESVFKLNEAAPAAITSTMRASLIESMS, encoded by the exons ATGGCGGTACGTGTACAGTTCGAAAATAACAATGAAATCGGAGTATTTTCCAAGCTAACCAATTCTTACTGCCTCGTAGCAATCGGCGGTTCCGAGAATTTTTACAG TGTATTCGAGGCTGAATTAGCTGAAACCATTCCTGTAATTCACGCATCGGTTGCAGGATGTCGGATAATAGGCCGATTATGTGTCG gaAACAAGAATGGTTTATTAGTCCCAAACACAACTACAGATACAGAATTGCAGCACATACGAAACTCACTGCCAGATAATGTTAAAGTGCAAAGAATTGAAGAAAGACTCTCTGCGTTGGGTAATGTGATTGCATGTAATGATTATGTGGCTCTAGTTCATCCTGATCTTGATAGG gaAACGGAAGAAATTTTAGCTGATACATTGAATGTAGAAGTTTTTAGACAAACTGTGGCAAGTAATGTCTTGGTAGGCTCGTATTCAGTGTTATCAAATCAAGGTGGTTTAGTGCATCCAAAAACATCTATACAGGATCAAGATGAACTATCATCTTTATTACAAGTTCCACTTGCT GCAGGTACAGTAAACAGAGGCAGCGATGTTATAGCTGCAGGAATGGTTGTAAATGATTGGGCATCTTTTTGTGGTATGGATACAACCTCGACAGAACTTTCAGTGATCGAAAGTGTTTTTAAGCTTAATGAAGCTGCCCCAGCTGCTATTACCTCAACTATGCGTGCATCTCTTATAGAAAG tatgtcttaa
- the LOC117601150 gene encoding uncharacterized protein LOC117601150: MNSEEGTSNNQNKTEARVEGNLKKNGNQSIDQTTKSSKVTLLESKLCGNQLKLNNKLDENSAKNHLSSKASVAFANGTKSIQASTCNFTNSMDQDRNDGMLNMSVPSMFLNTNNIKPQTVNNTVTSQLKHKTVLNTSALNLPKPQMHLNLSSNQINNTHTNHACSYNAGTASNPVLHLNNSALASSSMQPNLSGIKPNEDIDMKNNVDYISGIEKCPSKVSCSSDSSPEMDGAWASKSYGSKCVLNNIGGSIGSTSQGTCCFLRPNINGNREVAGPSGLQKSIQKEPSERRDSSSGNEGDMSDGEDYCIYTYKGNDDVIHLAQKEEVNQRQVEEHEEEGQYHSGRSSPEMDFLEMDFDPGPSCEQDTGDSDLASINEDIQNIALDNVDPDPVLNDLSSGKVVSRQGIATTSQNPKQSVQNVNNTGPQQCSSSQPAPEPSIKPSYPSSWMPSTSGATGKWETLGMHRNTGCPLRESYGYHNTSGDLISPGDNRDSDSELWAESSAASVPENSNLNSRRVNLSSTLYHRMMAKKLMLNKQAAFNQSGDSNLENELSNERLDGLLPVEKVMLWSEQEATVKQVTQIGTSACGATSAINALLALNVSFSLETLVKSVNTRQREPGTPLPRYLYSRSVAGSTHRDLARGIAASANGTVITKFFAFYPERKISLSHWLHYWISRGAAPIATLNLQHCGEGCDIPDAWHHQMIFGVGQAGIYLTNPLECLPEQYVWHQLVSPSILLVRRADVLAHWNPNTDLTPLATMDHKWRKLNVLGQVVNMVREAMSQRRQANSVTNGATHIRIPASYQAGITLVMCADSAAASELLNAEQLPLL, translated from the exons ATGAATTCTGAAGAAGGTACAAGTAATAACCAAAACAAAACTGAAGCAAGAGTAGAaggaaatttaaagaaaaatggtaaTCAATCAATTGATCAAACAACCAAATCATCTAAAGTTACACTGCTTGAAAGCAAATTATGTGGAAATCAACTTAAGTTAAATAATAAACTAGATGAGAATAGTGCCAAGAATCATTTGTCTTCTAAGGCTTCAGTTGCATTTGCTAATGGTACAAAATCCATTCAAGCTAGCACATGCAATTTCACTAATTCTATGGACCAAGATAGAAATGATGGCATGTTGAACATGAGTGTACCTTCCATGTTTTTGAATACTAATAATATCAAGCCTCAAACTGTGAACAATACTGTTACAAGTCAATTGAAGCATAAGACTGTATTAAATACCAGCGCTTTAAATTTGCCTAAACCTCAGATGCACTTAAATTTATCTTCCAATCAAATCAACAATACCCATACAAATCATGCTTGTTCTTATAATGCTGGCACTGCGTCAAATCCTGTTTTACATTTAAACAATTCAGCACTAGCTTCTTCTTCGATGCAACCAAATTTATCAGGAATTAAACCAAATGAAGATATTGATAtgaaaaataatgtagattatATTTCTGGAATTGAGAAGTGTCCGTCAAAAGTGTCGTGCAGTTCAGATTCAAGTCCTGAAATGGATGGTGCCTGGGCATCAAAATCCTATGGATCTAAGTGTGTATTAAACAATATAGGAGGTAGTATAGGTTCCACAAGTCAAGGAACATGTTGTTTCTTAAGACCTAATATTAATGGTAATAGAGAAGTAGCAGGACCAAGTGGATTGCAAAAA AGTATTCAAAAAGAACCAAGCGAAAGGAGGGATTCAAGTTCTGGAAATGAGGGTGATATGTCAGATGGAGAAGATTATTGTATTTATACATACAAAGGAAATGACGACGTGATTCATTTAGCTCAAAAGGAAGAAGTAAATCAGAGACAAGTAGAAgaacacgaagaagaaggaCAATATCATAGCGGTAGATCAAGTCCAGAGATGGACTTTTTAGAAATGGATTTTGATCCTGGGCCTTCTTGCGAACAG GATACAGGAGATAGCGATTTGGCCTCTATAAATGAAGACATACAGAATATAGCACTAGATAATGTAGATCCAGATCCAGTATTAAATGACTTAAGTAGTGGTAAAGTTGTGTCTAGACAAGGAATTGCAACTACGTCACAAAATCCTAAACAAAGTGTACAAAATGTGAATAATACAGGACCCCAGCAATGTTCTAGTAGCCAACCTGCACCAGAACCAAGTATAAAACCAAGTTATCCTTCATCATGGATGCCAAGCACGAGTGGTGCTACTG GAAAATGGGAAACTCTTGGCATGCATCGTAATACAGGATGCCCCTTACGAGAATCTTACGGATATCATAATACGAGCGGAGATCTTATTTCACCCGGTGACAATAGAGATTCCGATTCAGAACTTTGGGCTGAATCTTCAGCAGCTTCTGTTccagaaaattcaaatttaaattctagGAGAGTGAATCTCAGTTCAACTCTTTATCACCGCATGATGGCAAAGAAATTGATGCTCAATAAACAAGCTGCATTTAATCAGAGCGGTGACTCGAATCTA gaAAACGAACTGTCTAATGAAAGATTAGATGGCCTTTTACCAGTTGAAAAAGTTATGCTATGGAGTGAACAAGAAGCTACAGTGAAGCAAGTAACACAAATTGGAACTTCCGCTTGTGGTGCTACTTCCGCAATAAACGCTTTA CTGGCTTTAAACGTATCGTTTTCATTGGAAACGCTAGTAAAAAGTGTAAACACTAGACAAAGAGAACCAGGCACACCATTACCGCGATATTTATATAGCCGATCGGTGGCAGGATCGACACACAGAGATTTGGCTCGTGGTATCGCTGCAAGTGCGAATGGTACAGTTATAACAAAGTTCTTTGCATTTTATCCGGAAAGGAAAATTTCTCTGTCTCATTGGTTACATTATTGGATATCAAGAG GTGCTGCACCTATAGCAACGTTAAATTTACAACATTGTGGAGAAGGGTGTGATATTCCGGATGCTTGGCATCACCAAATGATATTTGGTGTAGGACAAGCAGGAATATATTTAACTAATCCATTAGAATGTTTACCCGAACAG taCGTTTGGCATCAACTTGTAAGTCCCAGTATTTTATTAGTACGAAGAGCTGATGTTTTAGCTCACTGGAATCCTAATACAGACCTAACACCACTCGCTACTATGGATCATAAGTGGCGAAAGCTCAACGTTCTCg gGCAAGTTGTAAATATGGTACGCGAAGCAATGTCCCAGAGGCGACAAGCAAATAGTGTAACTAATGGTGCAACTCACATTCGTATTCCTGCGTCCTATCAAGCAGGAATTACATTAGTTATGTGTGCAGATTCTGCTGCTGCTTCCGAGTTGTTAAATGCTGAACAATTACCATTACTCTAG
- the amx gene encoding TM2 domain-containing protein 3 almondex — translation MNVVRINSRNVIFILLAILSITVKEVHLGYDSVINYAMKEANVNSTPAFNSKKEEIARSCPGGVACSELSGECLKCNLDPNCVYGDVYFANCSVLEHIDCVGEQFFQKKYVCRYCYQTEHWEHECHQKNSCSSVASPRQYYRTNCTVNGDILCLGRRKFMKNLLCNWTVGYRWSTALILSITLGGFGADRFYLGHWQEGIGKLFSFGGLGVWTLIDVILISMRYLGPADGSLYI, via the exons ATGAATGTTGTACGAATTAACTCAAGAAATGTGATTTTCATTCTTTTGGCAATTTTGTCAATTACTGTAAAAGAGGTTCATTTGGGTTATG ATAGTGTGATTAATTATGCAATGAAAGAGGCCAATGTGAATTCCACGCCTGCATTTAATAGTAAAAAG GAAGAAATTGCAAGATCGTGTCCAGGTGGTGTTGCTTGTTCAGAATTAAGTGGAGAAtgtttaaaatgtaatttagatCCTAATTGTGTATACGGAGATGTATATTTTGCTAACTGTTCCGTTTTGGAACACATTGATTGTGtt GGTGAGCAATTCTtccaaaaaaaatatgtatgccGTTATTGTTATCAAACGGAACACTGGGAGCATGAATGTCATCAAAAAAATTCTTGTAGCTCTGTAGCTTCTCCTCGACAGTATTATAGAACAAATTGTACAGTAAACGGTGATATATTGTGTTTAGGAAGAcgtaaatttatgaaaaatttgttatGCAATTGGACTGTAGGATATCGTTGGTCCACTGCTCTAATTTTAAGTATTACATTAGGAGGTTTTGGAGCTGACAG GTTTTATTTGGGTCATTGGCAAGAGGGAATTGGTAAATTGTTCAGTTTTGGAGGACTCGGAGTATGGACACTGATTGATGTAATACTCATTTCAATGAGATATTTAGGTCCAGCAGATGGATCATTGTATATTTAG
- the LOC143306159 gene encoding uncharacterized protein LOC143306159 yields the protein MEYTQALSMAYSITDIEEYAIQIATVICSCGEMNIDQARSYYKLINPDAWDAADEHRFKMFASLMQYEGFNPRQMIAVLLRKHKDMAQNIEASPDALTSVSGKVMDRDQGRSILVYTSNEAFHRDMRFVCWMFIIRTASFGKIKNMNKKLMVKIIDMLKHKYDINTTKRKPGVSLNSKIITVPRIAACFPTVTVKIFLEEHGRPIFEPSIIFGDVQMPRAMLAPMVASCIPYNLKIFQSILLAVSVAKDCTLHSEGQRIQLKRLADILEASFSSNAVPEEEKTKVCIDWGLLLKENEPAPFVEAARLKAVEYVRRVRVGDLDLEQVLASM from the coding sequence ATGGAGTACACGCAAGCATTGAGCATGGCCTATAGTATCACTGACATAGAGGAATATGCTATTCAAATCGCTACTGTGATATGTAGTTGTGGGGAAATGAACATCGATCAAGCTAGATCTTATTACAAACTCATTAACCCTGATGCGTGGGACGCTGCAGATGAACATCGCTTTAAGATGTTTGCGAGCCTGATGCAATATGAGGGGTTCAACCCAAGGCAAATGATTGCCGTGCTACTTCGAAAGCATAAGGATATGGCTCAGAACATCGAAGCTTCTCCTGATGCTTTGACGTCAGTATCTGGTAAAGTCATGGATAGAGATCAGGGACGCTCAATCTTGGTCTACACAAGCAATGAGGCTTTCCATCGTGACATGCGATTTGTCTGCTGGATGTTCATTATCCGTACAGCATCCTTTGGCAAGATCAAAAATATGAACAAGAAGCTTATGGTAAAAATCATAGATATGTTAAAACACAAATACGATATCAACACGACAAAAAGAAAGCCAGGTGTTTCCTTAAATTCAAAGATCATCACTGTTCCACGTATAGCAGCTTGTTTCCCAACAGTGactgtaaaaatttttcttgaagAACATGGACGGCCCATCTTTGAACCATCAATCATTTTCGGGGATGTGCAAATGCCTCGTGCCATGTTGGCTCCTATGGTGGCTTCCTGTATAccatataatttgaaaatattccaaTCTATATTATTGGCAGTGTCTGTTGCCAAGGATTGTACTCTTCATTCAGAGGGCCAGAGAATCCAACTCAAACGGCTTGCAGATATTCTTGAAGCCTCTTTCAGTTCCAATGCTGTGCCTGAGGAGGAAAAAACGAAAGTATGCATAGACTGGGGTCTTCTACTGAAGGAGAATGAACCTGCTCCATTTGTTGAGGCAGCTAGACTAAAAGCTGTGGAGTATGTTCGGCGAGTGAGGGTTGGTGATCTAGATTTGGAACAAGTTTTAGCTTCCATGTGA